One segment of Triticum aestivum cultivar Chinese Spring chromosome 2A, IWGSC CS RefSeq v2.1, whole genome shotgun sequence DNA contains the following:
- the LOC123187846 gene encoding serine/arginine-rich SC35-like splicing factor SCL33, translated as MRRGYSYSPSPPPRGYRGRARSPSPRDRYDGRGRDLPTSLLVRNLRRDCRPDDLRRPFAQFGRLKDVYIPRDYYTQEPRGFGFVQYFDPNDAADAKYYMDGQVILGREVAVVFAQENRKKPAEMRTRESSRGRSYDRRHSPSPRGRPSYRGRSYSRSPSPRPARRRFRDESPSRSRSPSGSRSASPLDGKYGRSSRRERSISVSG; from the exons ATGAGGAGAGGCTACAGCTACAGCCCATCCCCACCACCGAGAGGCTACAGGGGAAGGGCCCGTAGCCCAAGTCCCCGTGATCGTTATGATGGTCGGGGTAGAGATCTCCCAACCAGTCTTTTGGTCAGGAACCTTCGTCGTGACTGCAG GCCAGATGACCTTCGCCGGCCATTTGCACAGTTTGGTCGTCTTAAAGACGTATATATTCCAAGGGATTACTATACTCA GGAGCCACGGGGATTTGGGTTTGTGCAGTACTTTGATCCCAACGATGCGGCAGACGCAAAATACTACATGGATGGACAGGTCATTCTTGGTAGAGAAGTTGCAGTTGTTTTTGCACAGGAGAACAGAAAGAAGCCTGCTGAGATGAGAACTAGAGAAAG TAGCAGAGGTCGGTCTTACGATCGGCGGCACTCTCCTTCCCCAAGGGGGCGGCCATCTTACCGCGGCCGAAGCTACTCAAG GTCTCCATCACCTCGGCCCGCAAGGCGGAGGTTCAGAGACGAGTCTCCCTCGCGCTCCCGCTCGCCCAGCGGATCGAGGAGTGCGAGTCCATTGGATGGGAAGTACGGCAGGTCCTCACGAAGAGAGAGGTCGATTTCGGTTAGCGGATGA
- the LOC123187847 gene encoding PLASMODESMATA CALLOSE-BINDING PROTEIN 3 — protein MLTRRLQGCSSVLLLVFLILANASGTFSEEQEAAEESRRRSLATGQFCVAKQGADPTALQTGLNYACGPGHADCGPIQPGGKCYKANDLPGLASYAYNDYFQRNAASGASCNFSGTAVTTSDDPSSGQCVFTGSSMAGGSNGTTPAASAPTSLFPPSTFTPGFGGGPTSSLTPLGDDADSVMAGARRALCVLLLLLPLFLF, from the exons ATGTTGACCAGAAGACTGCAGGGGTGCAGCAGCGTTCTTCTGCTCGTGTTTCTCATTCTCGCCAACGCGTCAG GCACCTTCTCTGAAGAACAAGAAGCTGCTGAGGAGAGCAGGAGGCGGTCGCTGGCGACGGGGCAGTTCTGCGTGGCGAAGCAGGGCGCGGACCCAACCGCGCTGCAGACTGGGCTCAACTACGCGTGCGGCCCCGGCCACGCCGACTGCGGCCCCATCCAGCCCGGCGGCAAGTGCTACAAGGCCAACGACCTGCCGGGGCTCGCCTCCTACGCCTACAACGACTACTTCCAGCGCAACGCCGCCTCCGGCGCCAGCTGCAACTTCAGCGGCACCGCCGTCACCACCTCCGACGACCCCA GCTCGGGGCAGTGCGTCTTCACCGGAAG CTCCATGGCGGGAGGCTCCAACGGCACGACGCCGGCGGCGAGCGCCCCTACCAGCCTCTTCCCGCCGTCGACCTTCACGCCGGGCTTCGGAGGGGGGCCCACCAGCTCCTTGACCCCTCTGGGGGACGACGCGGACAGCGTCATGGCCGGCGCTCGCCGGGCGCTCTGCGTgctgctgctcctgctgccgctcttCCTCTTCTGA